The window ACCTGGTGGTGACATTGGAAGATTTTCCTCCACTGTTTTTCAAaggcaattattttttaatccacatttgAAAGCTGcggttactttttttttttttaaaacaagattttacattcaaaacttGATAAAGTTGTTAAGATCATCTGtcttcacttctttctttttgtgctttttctcaTCACGTTcccttttgtcttcttttatcAGCTAATCTCAACATATTCAACAACCCTGACTTATAAAATATGACGTTTTCACCTGACCTGTGTTTTTACTTTAGATACATGTTTAGCTTCACTGACGTACGTATTTCTATAACTTCTTCTAACGTAAAGAGACCAGTAGCTTGTGAGACCATAGGTGGACACAAGAAGAGAAGCACTTTACAATGTAAAGCCCTGCAGTTCTCCGCCACCATCAAAAGGAAAAGTGTGAGGGAGGAAATATGACGTTCACTCCTCTCTGACATTTCGTCAGTGAAAACTAGGTTATGAGCTTCCCAATGATGTGATTTAATGCATCTCAGCCATATTTACATCAAAGCAATGAAACTGTTCAATAGTAACAATTCATTCCAGATAATTATGCTAATAATTTCTATCTCACTTGTTCCAGCTCCACGATcctgtttttcttaaaaacttttcttaaaatatgtACAGGTGTTTGTGCTTATTctcataaaacacaaagtataaGATATACATTAGAGTTAAAAATCAGTCTGCTTTGGATAAAATCCTAAATGTCGCCGTCGGTCATCTGTCCAGCTCGGCCTGCAGGATCTCTCCCCAGGTCTCAGCGTCCAGCGGCGTCATCTTCTGGCCGGCCAGCTCCTCCGCCGACCTCACGTGGCTGTATCGTCCCCGCAGCCAGTCTCTCGTCAGACAGCTCCGGGTGTAGTTCCTCACCAGCGTCACCTGCAGACGGGAAGCGGCAGGCGGTCAGAGGACGGCGTTTCCCAACCAAGCCTCCACCAAGATTATGCGTTGCAGTGATGATCTTATCTGTTCATGACGTCGAGTGCGTAGGTTGGGTTTTAACTGTGGTTGGGATGATGGATGATGAACGGCTGTGTAGACTATGTGTGCACAGAGGACTACAGGGCTCTGGCCCGGGGGCCCGGAAGGCCAGGGGGCCCCCGGGCCCGGGCCTCTGTACGAAGCGACTGTTAATActtcttgtttgaaagtcacagagctcagttgaaagacacaaaacgaccacaaagtacaatctctttcagtctgggggtccTATATAGGAGAGGCAGGGACCAGGGGCCCGATTTCTCGATCAGTCCCAGTTCTCTCTATAaatctttttctcctccacacacacacacacacacacacacacacacacagtacaaaacATTCAATATGTATTTACTTACATAACTTGGACTATGTGACAGGACTTGTATCATATGATTTTCTTCCTTGATTTTCAACGAGTATTCTACACTTTATTTCATTAATATAAATCTAAGACTGAGATTTTGACGGTAAATGTCACCATAAATGGATCATAACCTGTGGGTACCATGTTGCTCGAAACACTCAAAACAggaagagactttttttttttaaccgttaGTAGAGTACATTTAAAGAATCACTGAATACTTTAACAGTGTATTTCCCTCTTTCAAACAAACCCTATGACATTTAAAAGCAAGAAGATCAGCTGTGACCTAGTTTCAAtcattacctccaccaaggagcTTCTGTCTTCACCATTTGTCAGACACTACTGAACTGGTTTGCACCAAACCTGGTGTGGGGACGGGGCgtggcagaggtctgcgctctactgaggCCCAGTCTAGTTTGATATGTTTTGTACGTGGCTTCCTGCTGCGGCTGTAAAGACTCAGGACTAACGTTTGCTAATCTGAGGTGTCATCTTTAGTCCGTCTGCTGATCCacgacaacaaaaacagcttcGCCAGTTGCTGTCGGGGAAACGAAGAGTTGACTCCCCGCGCTCGTCTTCAGGACATAATTTTCCAGGTGATAcccgtttttgttttgttacctgTTCGTCAATGACTTATTGTAACACGCTGCATTGAATGTTTTATGCATTTCTAAGCTTAATGAAGGCAGCAGCTTCCACCCACCTTCCAGGACAGGCCGTCTCTCCTGTCGCTGTCCACCTCCCTCCGACAGGCGGCCCTTACCAGCAGACACTGCCTCCTCCACAGCTGCTCGCTCTCCTCGATAATGTGATGCCACAGTTTGCAGGTCCGCGAGGCGCTGCACAGACTCTCTGCGTCCAGCTCAGCGAAGATCTTCACGCTCATCTCTGTCGGCAGCGTTTCGGCAAAGTTCCGAGGGGACGGTCTTCTCGCGCGGGGGAAGGACACAGGCGATGTCCTCGTGGGGTCATGCTGCATAGTAGCTCAGAGTCCGACGCTTTGAAGACGTCCTGGGaaaacaaagtcaaagaaaTGGTTACCGGACACATAACGTCACACAGACTGCGTGAGATCCGCTGGCTGCAGCTTTTCGATCGGGAAAGCGCCATCAGCTCTCGACGACCTGACACCGGAGCCTCGAAGTGCATCTCGAGTCAGTAGCGTAGCTTCAGCTTAAAATCCTGAGGTTCGTTCATTACATTCGGTTTTATTGTCGTTTTCACACACGTCCATCGACATGTTGATCCTCATGGACCAGAGACATTTGAGAACAACAGGTTTTATGAGAAGGAGTCAGGACTCTCACATTAGCAGCAACGAGTTACTCAAACATCACTGCGAACAAATGACAGGTgaccaaacaatgaaaactgtaCTTGTAAATTCCACACAGTGCAGTGGACTGTAAGGCCCAGGGGGCCGGAGCGACATGTGGGGCCTTATCTTTGAGTCCGAGGGGCGTTTCGAGGATGTGAAGTGGGAGGAAAACcccttatttttctgtcacagcaGCAAAGTCGCTGCCTTCTCCTCAGCAACACAAGTTTACTTGCAAGTGCTCTGTTCCACCTTCTGCTCAGTTACACAATAATATCAGCtgagtgaaaaaacacagttccACACGTAAGTTTCACCGCAGTAAAACGTTCACACCAGATGTAGCAGCACTGAATCCTGAATTCTTGATCCAGCACCCAAACCTGTATTCATGCCCATGTTACTATTACAAGACACTACCCGCACAACCGCTACGAGTTTCGGATGATTGGACTTGATATCCCAGACACGAGTGTCAGGCCGAAAGATGGCAAACTAGACACCACCGGGACCTGGACCTGGGACCCAGGTCCAGGTCACTTTGAATCACAACAGCAGCCACGTAGATTGCTTTCCTGTTGGGTTCGCGGATGGACCGGAGCTCCCAATCCTTCATTTCTGCATCGCAGTGAACGTCTCGTTTGACCAAATCAGGTCCGACTGTTGCTGCTCGGAGAGTCCGACCTCCGCCCCGGCTAACAGCAGCGCGGCTAGCTCGCTAGCGGCGACCGAAAACAGTGGCGTCTTCCGGGCCAAATGTTTcgttttggtttggtttgtttcggtttttttgtggcttttttcaCAGGAGAACGCTGGAAGCACGCGTCTGCCGGCGCACCGAGGTGCCAGGCGGCGGTGTGCTGCGGGAGCGCCGCTTCCCTACCTGCGGTGTGGTCGCTCCGCGTCTGCCTGACAGCTGGAGGTTTAAATGTCTCAACGGCTGTTTACACGCGTCGTCGTGTTTTTGGTGAAGCGCGCATGCGTACAAGGGCCGCGCTCCCCGTCGTTAGAAGACACGGCACATTTGAATTTTCGTTTTCTccacaataaaagcatcaaaCTGTTTCTGTGTTGTGCGCTTTACAAATTCTGATCGATCCATAGGACGTTTAAGCGTCTGCACCTTCACCGAGACGACGCCAGATTCCATTTAATAACCCGTTCGTTTAAAGCGGCATTCTCGTCTAGAAAGATATTTATCCCGTTAAATACATGTATCGGTTGCTGTCTGAATCATTCGCAGCGCTTCTTCAACTCGGCGTACG is drawn from Xiphias gladius isolate SHS-SW01 ecotype Sanya breed wild chromosome 15, ASM1685928v1, whole genome shotgun sequence and contains these coding sequences:
- the LOC120799701 gene encoding F-box only protein 48 — encoded protein: MQHDPTRTSPVSFPRARRPSPRNFAETLPTEMSVKIFAELDAESLCSASRTCKLWHHIIEESEQLWRRQCLLVRAACRREVDSDRRDGLSWKVTLVRNYTRSCLTRDWLRGRYSHVRSAEELAGQKMTPLDAETWGEILQAELDR